From the Anaeromyxobacter dehalogenans 2CP-1 genome, the window AGCTGATCGAGTCCGAGCTGTTCGGGCACGTGAAGGGCGCCTTCACCGACGCGATCCGGGCGAAGAAGGGGCTCGCGGTCGAGGCGGACGGCGGGACGCTGTTCCTGGACGAGATCGGCGAGCTGCCGCTCGGGCTCCAGGTGAAGCTGCTGCGCTTCCTCCAGGAGGAGGAGGTGCGGCCGGTGGGCGACACCCGCCTCCGCCGCGTGGACGTGCGCGTCATCGCCGCGACCGCGGTCGATCTCCGCGCCGCCGTGGCGGCGGGGCGGTTCCGGGAGGATCTCTACTGGCGCCTCGACGTGGTCGGGGTGCGCCTCCCGCCGCTGCGGGAGCGGCGGGAGGACGTCCCCGCGCTGCTGGACCACTTCCTGGCCCGGTTCCGCCACCTCCGCCCGGAGCTGCCCGGGCTGGCGCTGTCGGACGAGGCTCGCGCGGCCCTGCTCGCCCACGGCTGGCCCGGCAACGTGCGCGAGCTGGAGCACGCGGTGGAGCGGGCGGTGGTGCTCGCCGACGGGCCGGTGCTGCGCGAGGAGGACCTGCCCGAGACGGTGCGCGCGACCGCGCGCCCCGCGACCGGGCCGGCCGAGGCCGGCGCCGAGGGCTCCCTCTCCGTGAAGCGTGCCACCCGTGCGCTGGAGGAGCGGCTCATCCGCGCGGCGCTGGAGCGGACCGGCGGCAACCGCACCCGGGCCGCCGAGCTGCTGGAGCTCTCCTACGGGGCGCTCCTCTACAAGATCAAGGAGTACGGGGTCGGATAGCGCGCCGCCGGACCGCCCCTCCACAGCGGCCGACCGGCCGCTCGCCCGCTCCTCCACGCAACGTATGACGCATAACTACGCATCACTTCGCGCCAGCTAGCGCTCGGTCGCCTACAACCGCCGATATCCGCGCAGGCGCCTTTCTTGATCCTTCGGGGGGCGATCGCATAGCGTGGCCCCCGCATGGCCGACCGATCGCCCAGCGCACGGACGCCCCTCGCGAAGCCCTCGCGGCGCGCGCCCAACAACGTGCAGCGGCTCCGAGAGGAGCAGCTCCTCACGAAGGCCGAGCTCGCCCGCAAGGCGGGCGTCTCGCCGCTCACCGTGACCCGGATCGAGCACGGCCTGGAGTGCCGCGTGGACACGAAGCGGAAGATCATCCTCGCGCTGGGCCTCACGCCGTCGGACCGGCGCAAGGTGTTCGGCCCCAGCACCGGGGGGCGCCTCGCGTGAGCCCCGCCCCGACGTTCACCCTGAGCGCGCGCCCCGACGCGGAGCGGCTCGAGACGGGGCGCGGGTGCCGTTGCCCGCGCCTCTCGTGAAGGGATCGCCATGGCGAAGAGCAAGCTCGCCGTCGGCCTCGACATCGGCTCGTCCAGCGTGAAGCTGGTCCAGCTGAAGGAGAAGCGGGGCGGCTGGGCGCTGCAGGCGTTCGGCACCGCGCCGCTCCCCCCCGAGGCCATCGTGGACGGGGCGCTCATGAACTCGTCCGCGATCGTGCAGGCGATCCAGGACGTGATCGCCCAGCAGAAGCTGAAGGTGAAGGACGTCGCCATCGGCGTCCGCGGCCACTCGGTGATCATCAAGAAGATCTCGCTCCCGCGCATGTCGCAGGAGGAGCTCGACGAGTCCATCCAGTGGGAGGCGGAGCAGTACATCCCCTTCGACGTGAAGGACGTGAACATCGACACGCAGATCCTGACGCCCGACGGCGACGCCGCCGGGCAGATGGACGTCCTGCTGGTCGCCGCCAAGAAGGACATGATCAACGACTACACCTCGGTCTGCGCGGAGGCGGGGCTGACCGCGACCGTGGTGGACGTCGACGCGTTCGCGGTCCAGAACGCGTTCGAGGTGAACTACGACGGCGGGCCCGACGAGACGGTGGTGCTCATCAACGTGGGCGCCGCGGTCACGAACGTGAACGTGGTGTCGCACGGGATCACGACCTTCACGCGCGACATCACCATGGGCGGCAACGCGTTCACCGAGGAGATCCAGAAGCAGCTGAACATCTCCTACGAGGAGGCGGAGGCGCTCA encodes:
- a CDS encoding helix-turn-helix transcriptional regulator; this encodes MADRSPSARTPLAKPSRRAPNNVQRLREEQLLTKAELARKAGVSPLTVTRIEHGLECRVDTKRKIILALGLTPSDRRKVFGPSTGGRLA
- the pilM gene encoding type IV pilus assembly protein PilM, which gives rise to MAKSKLAVGLDIGSSSVKLVQLKEKRGGWALQAFGTAPLPPEAIVDGALMNSSAIVQAIQDVIAQQKLKVKDVAIGVRGHSVIIKKISLPRMSQEELDESIQWEAEQYIPFDVKDVNIDTQILTPDGDAAGQMDVLLVAAKKDMINDYTSVCAEAGLTATVVDVDAFAVQNAFEVNYDGGPDETVVLINVGAAVTNVNVVSHGITTFTRDITMGGNAFTEEIQKQLNISYEEAEALKIGGQGESDAVVPQEVERVIQGVAEQLGGEVQRSLDFYASTSGGAALTRVYLSGGTARIPALFRVIEARAGVPVEVLNPFKNIEIDNRRFDPAMILGAAPSAAVSVGLALRRSGDK
- a CDS encoding sigma-54-dependent transcriptional regulator, which codes for MGLRNVLVVDDEASIRHLLSVILVDHGYDPRAVATGEEALKELAVREYDLVLTDVRMPGMGGLGLLREIQRTAPELMVIVMSAYGAHDAAIEAMKTGAYDYLSKPFKPDEVVLVLRKAEERERLARENRRLRTELSAGYSPEHMVGTSEPMREVSRQIRKIAQQKTTVLVQGESGTGKELVARAIHQLSPRAALPFVAVNCGAIPPELIESELFGHVKGAFTDAIRAKKGLAVEADGGTLFLDEIGELPLGLQVKLLRFLQEEEVRPVGDTRLRRVDVRVIAATAVDLRAAVAAGRFREDLYWRLDVVGVRLPPLRERREDVPALLDHFLARFRHLRPELPGLALSDEARAALLAHGWPGNVRELEHAVERAVVLADGPVLREEDLPETVRATARPATGPAEAGAEGSLSVKRATRALEERLIRAALERTGGNRTRAAELLELSYGALLYKIKEYGVG